From the genome of Geobacter sp. SVR, one region includes:
- a CDS encoding HD domain-containing protein translates to MIILLYCCGVIGFLMVTYNLWRILTRRPAEVEQEPWVPLSISELEPDDDLPCTDLATVSSVWTGRVVHFTDLSRLWREPTPKQEEEAAFPRPTFRHSEIEEFYRDIVEPETLINGKRKTVIVYLLKILDSEGTCPSVVGIKKYAAVGKQISDPDSAYGAAALAQLATVPLYRHSLGVARKFVEKNSERIMLPTILIVSLAHDIGKIPSFHSQYYSTADHPQIALIILASIPEYVALSNRDELDSIIRNHHQITPNNPLTACLKRCDQESRNDEMGAFLGQMAQVKASEESSLPIAESLPQPDVSVATEKISQEWDHPLGSPESGKYVPQKIKLPAWFNADAILGGIHGLINQVEKTSSGVKWQAVSLPNGLVYVKPEALWQVIHQVSDNDPMVLVADADEETKRNLLHTVVWELSASRDAIATELMTNAYYTTNASIVSNNDKSFNKLLIPFRVDAFGVLTSELESTKPPVLRKIVKDIRPKQAEGKE, encoded by the coding sequence ATGATAATCCTGCTCTACTGCTGTGGCGTTATCGGTTTCCTGATGGTCACTTACAACCTGTGGCGAATTTTAACCAGGCGTCCGGCTGAAGTAGAGCAAGAACCGTGGGTTCCACTGTCAATTTCGGAACTGGAACCGGATGATGACCTGCCATGCACCGACCTCGCCACGGTATCTTCAGTATGGACAGGCCGTGTTGTTCACTTCACTGATCTGTCTCGACTCTGGCGAGAACCTACTCCAAAACAGGAGGAAGAAGCCGCATTTCCACGACCGACATTTCGGCATTCGGAGATTGAAGAGTTCTACAGGGACATTGTGGAACCGGAAACGCTTATCAATGGGAAACGCAAGACTGTGATCGTCTATCTGCTTAAGATCCTCGACTCGGAAGGTACATGCCCATCGGTTGTCGGAATCAAGAAATATGCAGCTGTCGGCAAGCAGATATCTGATCCGGATTCGGCGTACGGGGCAGCAGCTCTTGCCCAATTGGCTACCGTACCGCTCTATCGGCATTCCCTGGGGGTTGCCCGCAAGTTTGTAGAAAAGAACTCTGAAAGAATCATGCTACCTACGATCCTCATCGTGTCACTGGCGCATGACATCGGGAAAATTCCCTCTTTCCACAGCCAGTATTATTCGACTGCAGATCATCCGCAAATAGCGCTCATCATACTTGCGAGCATTCCGGAATACGTTGCGCTGTCAAACAGGGATGAACTCGACAGCATCATCCGCAACCATCACCAGATAACGCCGAACAACCCTCTCACGGCCTGTTTGAAACGGTGTGACCAGGAGTCTCGTAATGATGAGATGGGGGCTTTTCTTGGGCAGATGGCGCAGGTGAAGGCTTCCGAAGAAAGTTCGCTGCCAATAGCTGAGTCACTGCCACAACCTGATGTGTCTGTCGCTACAGAAAAAATTTCGCAGGAATGGGATCACCCGCTCGGGTCTCCAGAATCGGGAAAGTACGTTCCCCAGAAGATAAAGCTTCCTGCATGGTTCAATGCCGATGCGATCCTTGGTGGCATCCACGGATTGATCAATCAGGTGGAGAAAACGTCGTCCGGGGTCAAATGGCAGGCGGTTTCTCTGCCGAACGGGTTGGTCTATGTGAAGCCAGAAGCGCTTTGGCAGGTGATCCATCAGGTAAGCGATAACGATCCCATGGTTCTGGTGGCTGATGCTGATGAAGAAACCAAACGTAATCTTCTCCATACTGTCGTCTGGGAACTGAGTGCCTCCAGAGATGCCATTGCCACGGAGCTCATGACCAATGCTTACTACACAACGAATGCTTCCATCGTGTCGAATAACGATAAGTCATTCAACAAACTCCTGATCCCGTT
- a CDS encoding type IV secretory system conjugative DNA transfer family protein, producing the protein MFRSSSPHKTTNPEFMTSIGNGVQMERPTRIVPISIPDEYRKRHMFVFGTTGVGKTRLCENLIEQDIMKGNSVVYFDPKGDQQIFTKIFEVARKAERLKDLMLVTPIFPEYSAVIDPMAYYFMPDELVGHIVSGIQGGREPFYRNIAKEITTAIISANIIIADWEKRLPRQNMDAIRQSIRRSSLSSTMGLLQEIKTPEALLNAGMIQDILESPQEYYSKVSSTLRTCLMELSSGNIGKIIGQADSNRFISRLERKKGVIMVVHTGTMITREAATTLGKVLLSMIQSFIGRVYLSDKQKVFPPLSIYIDEAQSLFYQGIEDLFAKAGSADVMVHAFAQSVNQIYAAIGEEYGKSILDNTNTKIFMRCSDAETSEYVVRHFGVRNVLTGIFGSNQVTTREVEQDILKVQDILGLQPREFYMLTYSGRYKGVTRDARDPQLKIVFPSAPSSITMSRGAA; encoded by the coding sequence ATGTTCAGATCCTCATCGCCCCATAAAACCACCAACCCGGAATTCATGACCTCCATCGGCAACGGAGTTCAGATGGAACGACCGACACGGATCGTTCCGATTTCGATCCCTGATGAATACCGAAAACGTCATATGTTCGTATTTGGCACTACTGGGGTCGGCAAAACGCGACTCTGCGAGAACCTAATTGAGCAGGACATCATGAAAGGCAACAGCGTGGTCTACTTCGACCCCAAAGGTGACCAGCAGATCTTCACCAAGATCTTCGAGGTTGCCCGCAAGGCGGAGAGGCTCAAGGATTTGATGCTGGTAACGCCGATTTTTCCGGAATACTCAGCGGTCATCGATCCTATGGCCTATTACTTCATGCCGGACGAACTCGTCGGCCATATCGTTTCAGGCATCCAGGGCGGACGTGAGCCATTCTACCGCAACATTGCAAAGGAAATCACAACTGCCATCATCTCAGCCAACATCATCATCGCCGATTGGGAAAAACGTCTTCCCAGGCAAAATATGGATGCTATCAGACAAAGCATTCGCCGTTCATCATTGAGCAGCACAATGGGGCTACTGCAGGAAATCAAGACACCCGAGGCGCTGCTAAACGCCGGCATGATCCAGGACATCCTTGAATCTCCCCAGGAGTATTACTCGAAGGTGTCTTCAACATTACGCACCTGCTTGATGGAGCTTTCCTCCGGGAACATCGGCAAGATTATCGGCCAGGCCGACAGCAACCGCTTCATCAGCCGACTTGAACGAAAGAAAGGGGTAATCATGGTCGTGCACACCGGCACCATGATTACCAGGGAGGCAGCCACAACACTTGGCAAAGTCCTCCTGTCGATGATCCAGTCTTTCATCGGCAGGGTCTATCTCTCTGACAAGCAGAAAGTATTCCCTCCGCTGTCCATCTACATAGATGAGGCCCAGAGCCTGTTTTACCAAGGCATTGAGGACCTTTTCGCAAAGGCTGGGTCAGCAGACGTGATGGTGCATGCCTTCGCCCAGTCCGTGAACCAAATATATGCCGCTATTGGCGAGGAATACGGTAAATCGATCCTTGACAACACCAACACCAAGATCTTCATGCGCTGTTCTGATGCTGAAACATCCGAGTACGTCGTACGGCATTTCGGCGTGCGCAACGTGCTGACCGGCATTTTCGGGTCCAACCAGGTCACTACCCGTGAAGTGGAACAGGACATTTTGAAAGTGCAGGATATTCTGGGGCTGCAACCAAGGGAATTCTACATGCTGACCTACTCCGGTAGGTACAAGGGTGTGACTCGTGATGCCAGAGACCCGCAGTTGAAGATAGTCTTCCCGTCGGCACCATCTTCCATAACCATGAGCAGAGGGGCCGCATGA
- a CDS encoding lytic transglycosylase domain-containing protein: MCRLPGICLLMISLACVPIQAKAFCFEEAGSQYGISPQLLWSIAKTESNFNPRAINRNSNGTYDYGLMQINSSWAKRLGKTWNELGEPCTNVKVGAWVLAQCVHDYGYTWRAVGCYNSRTPSKGDRYAGKVYRILAEHTKPQATTLIAAISTPRIESPWDEVFGNAVR; encoded by the coding sequence ACCAGGCATCTGCCTGCTCATGATCAGTCTTGCCTGCGTGCCGATTCAGGCCAAAGCTTTCTGCTTCGAGGAGGCCGGGAGTCAATACGGCATATCGCCACAACTGCTTTGGAGCATTGCCAAGACGGAGAGCAACTTCAACCCCCGTGCGATCAATCGCAACAGTAACGGGACCTACGATTACGGTCTGATGCAGATAAATTCCAGTTGGGCAAAAAGGCTTGGCAAAACATGGAATGAACTGGGGGAGCCATGCACGAATGTAAAGGTGGGAGCCTGGGTACTGGCCCAATGTGTCCATGATTATGGCTACACCTGGCGGGCTGTCGGTTGTTACAACTCGCGCACCCCGTCGAAGGGGGACCGTTACGCCGGAAAAGTGTATCGCATCCTCGCTGAGCATACGAAACCACAGGCGACGACGCTCATCGCAGCTATCAGCACGCCCAGGATCGAATCACCATGGGATGAGGTATTCGGCAATGCTGTCCGCTGA